From the Pseudomonas sp. SORT22 genome, one window contains:
- a CDS encoding EAL domain-containing protein, whose amino-acid sequence MSAALSVLRHLLYRPWLLATLAATASAILLLMASVGVAMHQMQQSEIEQMNAKGERFLVRLEQIFGQLREGVDQLQSQPVRGCDASMLTALQQVAFNYRFVYEAAYVDGNVACSNRVGERTINPLRPADIQGPTYSYWLNTTTEPDDNLAALMLGRGKFLVATSRGHITDVVDLPPEGSLLVVLDNGTRAVPVLGPPQVWPPSADWPPASSGSLLELPDRLIYRMPTKSPDYQLVLIAPRASMPLKMNGILWLLFPGSLVLAWCIGWLVLQLIRQRRSMSSELQGALRRGELQVLYQPIFELNSRRCVGAEALVRWRRSDGTLTSPDLFIPLAENTGQIRQITDFVLQRVLEQLGQLLRANRQLYISVNLAACDVMVPRIGRVAARLLAMHHVAASQIAFEVTERGLIDVVVARDNLQALRAVGHQVLIDDFGTGYCSLAYLQTLPVDCLKIDKAFIDALGHDAASSGVAPHIIRMAHALQLRVIAEGIEYEDQALLLNSEGVNYGQGWLFAHPLNARQFIELITRGRRLGPRRIDDEA is encoded by the coding sequence ATGTCAGCTGCCCTCTCGGTGTTGCGCCATTTGCTCTATCGTCCCTGGTTACTGGCCACACTCGCGGCTACGGCCAGCGCGATCCTGCTGCTCATGGCCAGCGTCGGTGTGGCCATGCACCAGATGCAGCAAAGCGAAATCGAGCAGATGAACGCCAAGGGCGAGCGCTTTCTGGTGCGCCTGGAGCAGATCTTCGGTCAGCTGCGCGAAGGCGTCGATCAATTGCAGTCGCAACCCGTGCGCGGGTGCGATGCCAGCATGCTGACGGCTTTGCAGCAGGTCGCCTTCAATTATCGCTTCGTTTACGAAGCCGCTTACGTCGATGGTAATGTTGCCTGTTCCAACCGGGTTGGCGAGCGCACCATCAACCCGCTGCGGCCTGCGGATATCCAGGGCCCGACCTATAGCTACTGGCTTAACACTACCACCGAGCCGGATGACAACCTGGCGGCGCTGATGCTGGGCCGGGGCAAGTTCCTGGTCGCCACCTCTCGCGGGCACATCACCGACGTGGTTGACCTGCCGCCCGAAGGCAGCCTGCTGGTGGTGCTCGACAACGGCACACGGGCGGTACCGGTTCTGGGCCCGCCGCAGGTCTGGCCGCCGTCCGCCGATTGGCCGCCGGCCTCAAGTGGTTCGCTGCTGGAGCTCCCGGATCGGCTGATCTACCGCATGCCGACCAAGTCACCGGACTATCAACTGGTGCTGATCGCGCCCAGGGCCAGCATGCCGCTGAAGATGAACGGCATTCTCTGGCTGTTGTTCCCCGGTAGCCTGGTACTGGCCTGGTGCATTGGCTGGCTGGTGTTACAGCTGATTCGCCAACGTCGCTCGATGAGTTCGGAGCTGCAGGGCGCGCTGCGCCGGGGCGAATTGCAGGTGCTTTACCAGCCTATTTTCGAGCTCAACAGCCGCCGCTGTGTCGGAGCCGAAGCACTGGTGCGCTGGCGTCGCTCGGATGGCACGCTAACCAGCCCGGACCTGTTCATCCCGTTGGCGGAGAACACCGGGCAGATCCGCCAGATCACCGATTTCGTCCTGCAGCGGGTGCTCGAGCAACTCGGCCAGTTGCTGCGCGCCAACCGCCAGCTGTACATCTCGGTCAACCTTGCCGCTTGCGATGTGATGGTGCCGAGAATCGGCCGGGTGGCGGCACGCCTGCTGGCCATGCACCACGTGGCGGCCAGCCAGATTGCCTTCGAGGTTACCGAGCGTGGGTTGATCGATGTGGTGGTGGCCCGGGACAACCTGCAAGCCTTGCGCGCGGTCGGGCACCAGGTGTTGATCGATGATTTTGGTACTGGCTACTGCAGCCTGGCCTACCTGCAAACCTTGCCGGTCGACTGCCTGAAGATCGACAAGGCCTTTATCGATGCTCTGGGCCATGACGCAGCCAGCAGCGGCGTGGCCCCGCACATCATCCGCATGGCCCATGCCCTGCAGCTAAGGGTGATTGCCGAAGGCATCGAGTACGAAGACCAGGCCCTGCTGCTCAATAGCGAAGGGGTCAATTATGGCCAGGGCTGGTTGTTCGCCCATCCGCTCAATGCACGCCAGTTCATCGAGCTGATCACCCGCGGCCGGCGGCTCGGGCCCCGGCGCATCGACGACGAAGCCTGA
- a CDS encoding DUF2782 domain-containing protein encodes MRTLNRLLLLSLLAVTPVVAVAADDAPSADPEVTIRTEGDKTIQEYRQNGFLYAIKVTPKGGKPYFLVRADGSDGNFVRSDQPDMLIPSWKIFEWK; translated from the coding sequence ATGCGTACACTAAATCGCCTGTTGCTGCTCAGCCTGTTGGCAGTCACTCCGGTCGTCGCCGTGGCAGCGGATGACGCGCCATCGGCTGATCCAGAGGTAACCATTCGCACGGAAGGCGACAAAACCATCCAGGAATACCGGCAAAATGGCTTCCTGTATGCAATCAAGGTGACGCCCAAAGGCGGCAAACCTTATTTCCTGGTACGTGCCGATGGCTCGGACGGCAATTTCGTCCGCTCCGACCAGCCGGACATGCTGATCCCGTCGTGGAAAATCTTCGAGTGGAAGTAG
- the yihA gene encoding ribosome biogenesis GTP-binding protein YihA/YsxC — protein sequence MQVKNPILGLCQQAKFAISAAKVDQCPPDQGYEVAFAGRSNAGKSSALNTLTHASLARTSKTPGRTQLLNFFSLDDERRLVDLPGYGYAKVPIPLKQHWQRHLEAYLGSREALKGLILMMDVRHPMTDFDMMMLDWSRASGMPMHILLTKADKLTFGAAKNTLLKVQAEIRKGWGDSVSIQLFSAPKRQGLEEAYGVLARWMELADKPAE from the coding sequence ATGCAAGTCAAAAACCCCATCCTCGGCCTCTGCCAACAGGCCAAATTCGCCATCAGTGCTGCCAAGGTCGACCAGTGTCCGCCCGACCAGGGCTATGAAGTGGCCTTTGCCGGCCGCTCCAACGCTGGCAAGTCCAGTGCCCTGAACACCCTGACCCACGCCAGCCTGGCGCGCACCTCGAAAACCCCGGGGCGCACCCAGCTGTTGAACTTCTTCAGTCTGGACGATGAACGGCGTTTGGTCGACTTGCCGGGCTACGGTTATGCCAAGGTGCCGATCCCGCTCAAGCAGCACTGGCAGCGCCACCTGGAGGCCTACCTGGGCAGCCGCGAGGCCTTGAAGGGCTTGATCTTGATGATGGACGTGCGCCATCCGATGACCGACTTCGACATGATGATGCTCGACTGGTCGCGCGCTTCGGGCATGCCGATGCATATCCTGCTGACCAAGGCCGACAAACTGACCTTCGGCGCGGCCAAGAACACCCTGCTCAAGGTGCAGGCGGAAATTCGCAAAGGCTGGGGCGACAGCGTCTCGATCCAGCTGTTCTCGGCGCCCAAGCGCCAGGGCCTGGAAGAGGCTTACGGCGTTTTGGCACGCTGGATGGAACTGGCGGACAAGCCCGCAGAATAA
- a CDS encoding endonuclease/exonuclease/phosphatase family protein, with product MRRWRTERGVGLCDPQVNEHHLQANGLPEDGRLRLLSFNIQVGISTERYRHYLTRGWQHLLPHTGRAGNLQKIGDLLADFDLVALQEADGGSLRSGYVNQVEHLAQLGAFPYWYQQLNRNLGRLAQHSNGVLSRLKPQLLEDHPLPGPAGRGAILVRFGEGEDALVVVMMHLALGSKTRARQLAYIRELIGGYRHQVLMGDMNTHATDLLEHSPLRDLGLIAPQVQATFPSWRPQRCLDHILLSPSLTLERVEVLAQPISDHLPVAVEIRLPDALAVDTLPALS from the coding sequence ATGCGCCGCTGGAGAACCGAGCGAGGCGTTGGCCTGTGTGATCCGCAGGTCAATGAACATCACCTGCAGGCTAACGGCCTGCCAGAGGACGGCCGGCTGCGGCTGCTCAGTTTCAACATCCAGGTCGGCATCAGCACCGAGCGTTACCGCCATTACCTGACCCGTGGCTGGCAGCACCTGCTGCCGCACACCGGGCGGGCCGGCAACCTGCAGAAAATCGGCGACCTGCTCGCCGACTTCGACCTGGTTGCCCTGCAAGAGGCCGATGGCGGCAGCCTGCGCTCAGGCTACGTCAACCAGGTTGAGCACCTGGCCCAGCTCGGCGCCTTCCCTTACTGGTACCAGCAGCTCAACCGCAACCTCGGGCGCCTGGCCCAGCACAGCAACGGTGTGCTCAGCCGCCTGAAGCCGCAACTGCTTGAGGACCACCCGCTACCCGGCCCGGCTGGCCGCGGGGCGATCCTGGTGCGTTTCGGCGAGGGTGAAGACGCCCTGGTGGTGGTAATGATGCACCTGGCCCTGGGTTCCAAGACCCGCGCCCGGCAGCTTGCCTACATTCGCGAACTGATCGGCGGCTACCGCCATCAGGTTTTGATGGGCGACATGAACACCCATGCCACCGACCTGCTAGAGCACTCGCCGCTGCGCGACCTGGGCCTGATCGCGCCCCAGGTTCAAGCCACCTTCCCCAGTTGGCGGCCGCAACGCTGCCTTGATCATATTCTGCTCAGCCCGAGCCTGACCCTGGAGCGGGTCGAGGTTCTGGCCCAGCCTATTTCCGATCATCTACCGGTCGCGGTTGAGATTCGTTTGCCTGATGCCCTTGCTGTGGATACGCTGCCCGCTTTGAGCTAA
- a CDS encoding c-type cytochrome, which produces MTKWLLVVGVLIPLFSAQATQDPEALYNRTCAACHAGQLPQAPKAGDRAAWEPRLAKGMEILVVHVTQGFKAMPMRGLCMDCSAEDYQAIIQWMSRSPDT; this is translated from the coding sequence ATGACGAAATGGCTGCTTGTTGTCGGTGTCTTGATACCGTTATTCAGCGCTCAGGCTACACAGGATCCCGAGGCGTTGTACAACCGCACGTGTGCGGCTTGTCACGCCGGGCAGCTGCCACAGGCACCGAAAGCGGGTGATCGTGCGGCTTGGGAGCCAAGACTGGCGAAGGGTATGGAGATACTGGTGGTGCATGTCACCCAGGGTTTCAAGGCTATGCCAATGCGTGGATTGTGCATGGACTGCAGTGCCGAGGACTACCAGGCGATCATCCAGTGGATGAGCCGGAGTCCCGATACATAA
- a CDS encoding GGDEF domain-containing protein, which translates to MTDEAQRWKEKYLKSIEQQEKLERRWEARLDLLRRGLVRSTLAAEGSDRAVDQCMKEMREVIRTDNMDAALAGLIPRLEKAVLDSEQRRETRIAQVTTALTSLVSQLQTLPLPSDVSRPLKKFAKQVEARASQSREMPLLLGELSGLQGQALSALERPEEAQRPGLLQRLFGNRDGEPEEALQPALAVAVPAATEVREQPVAVAPEPAAVDVDELQPLPVAAEVVAEAYESAAVEPQASAQPQFEGTSEPEPVAELPIEPAAEAELPALAEPVTLDSEQDVLALLEHSPDEPQADLAEAEPVDDEEAQFALPDGTEPTYSSVAAHIEDTLLGLLDDLTLPERHKAQAQSMRERLEHGLNWYELLPVLDDLAVLMLAINDSGQHEFEAYLQQLNERLESFQSHLHEASAGHADNTSAARDLDSQLREQVDGLQSSVQGAADLGSLKHILENRLEGLLGTMDEHQQQRDQREQDMASRLQGLAERVASMEQEALGYREHLEEQRQKALIDPLTGLPNRAAWSERVDQEVLQWQESGGHLLMAILDLDHFKRINDSYGHLAGDKVLKIVASVLRKRLRSQDFIARFGGEEFVLLIPQTSLPAGCQLAEALRAAIEACPFHFKGERVTITLSIGISAFRSGERSEVVLKRADEALYRAKHLGRNRVEQG; encoded by the coding sequence ATGACCGACGAAGCCCAGCGCTGGAAAGAAAAATACCTCAAGAGTATCGAACAGCAAGAGAAGCTGGAGCGCCGTTGGGAGGCTCGTCTCGACCTGTTGCGCCGTGGTCTGGTGCGCAGCACGCTGGCCGCCGAAGGCAGTGACCGCGCGGTGGACCAGTGCATGAAGGAAATGCGCGAGGTGATCCGCACCGACAACATGGACGCCGCCCTCGCAGGCTTGATCCCGCGCCTGGAAAAGGCCGTGCTCGATTCCGAGCAGCGCCGGGAAACCCGAATCGCCCAGGTCACCACCGCCCTCACCTCACTGGTCAGCCAACTGCAAACCCTGCCCTTGCCCAGCGACGTCAGCCGGCCGCTGAAAAAGTTCGCCAAGCAGGTCGAGGCCCGCGCCAGCCAGTCGCGCGAGATGCCCCTGCTGCTGGGAGAGTTGAGCGGCTTGCAGGGCCAGGCGCTGTCGGCGCTGGAGCGGCCTGAAGAAGCGCAACGCCCGGGTTTGTTGCAGCGCCTGTTCGGTAATCGCGACGGCGAGCCGGAGGAAGCCCTGCAACCGGCTCTCGCCGTTGCGGTACCGGCGGCAACTGAGGTCAGAGAACAGCCCGTGGCCGTGGCGCCCGAACCCGCCGCTGTCGATGTTGATGAGCTGCAGCCCTTGCCGGTTGCTGCAGAGGTCGTTGCCGAGGCGTATGAGTCTGCAGCCGTGGAGCCCCAAGCCAGCGCGCAGCCGCAGTTTGAAGGTACATCCGAGCCTGAGCCGGTTGCCGAGCTGCCAATCGAGCCAGCAGCTGAAGCTGAACTGCCAGCGCTAGCCGAGCCGGTCACACTGGACTCCGAGCAGGATGTACTGGCCTTGCTCGAGCACAGCCCGGACGAGCCGCAGGCTGACCTGGCAGAAGCAGAGCCGGTAGATGACGAAGAGGCCCAGTTCGCCCTGCCCGACGGCACCGAGCCCACCTATAGCTCGGTTGCGGCGCATATCGAAGACACCCTGCTCGGCCTGCTCGACGACCTGACCCTGCCCGAACGCCACAAGGCCCAGGCGCAGTCGATGCGCGAGCGCCTGGAGCACGGCCTGAACTGGTACGAGCTGCTGCCGGTGCTGGATGACCTGGCGGTGCTGATGCTGGCAATCAACGACAGCGGCCAGCACGAGTTCGAAGCCTACCTGCAGCAACTCAACGAACGCCTGGAGTCATTCCAGAGCCACCTGCACGAAGCCAGCGCAGGCCATGCCGACAACACCTCGGCCGCCCGCGACCTCGACAGCCAGCTGCGCGAGCAGGTCGATGGCCTGCAAAGCAGTGTGCAGGGCGCGGCCGACCTGGGCAGCCTCAAGCACATCCTGGAAAACCGCCTCGAAGGTTTGCTCGGCACCATGGACGAGCACCAGCAGCAGCGTGACCAGCGCGAGCAGGACATGGCCAGCCGTCTGCAAGGCTTGGCCGAGCGGGTGGCGAGCATGGAGCAGGAAGCCCTGGGCTACCGCGAGCACCTTGAAGAGCAGCGCCAGAAAGCCCTGATTGATCCGCTCACCGGGCTGCCCAACCGCGCCGCCTGGTCGGAGCGGGTCGATCAGGAAGTGCTGCAATGGCAGGAAAGCGGCGGCCATCTGTTGATGGCGATCCTCGACCTCGATCATTTCAAGCGTATCAACGACAGCTACGGCCACCTGGCCGGTGACAAGGTTTTGAAAATTGTCGCCAGCGTGCTGCGCAAGCGCCTGCGCAGCCAGGATTTCATCGCCCGCTTTGGTGGTGAGGAGTTTGTTTTGCTGATCCCGCAAACCTCGCTGCCAGCTGGCTGTCAGCTGGCGGAAGCTCTGCGGGCAGCCATCGAAGCCTGCCCGTTCCACTTCAAGGGCGAGCGGGTGACCATTACCCTGTCCATAGGCATCAGCGCGTTTCGCAGCGGTGAGCGCAGCGAGGTGGTGCTCAAGCGGGCAGACGAAGCGCTGTACCGGGCGAAACATCTTGGTCGAAATCGCGTCGAACAGGGCTGA
- the dsbA gene encoding thiol:disulfide interchange protein DsbA produces MRNLILGAALVTASLFGMTAQAAEPVAFDQYTELSNPVPVSVPGKIEVVELFWYGCPHCYSFEPVVNPWVEKLPKDVNFKRIPAMFGGPWDAHGQMFLTLEAMGVEHKVHAAVFEAIQVQRKRLTKPEEMADFLETQGVDRAKFLATFNSFAIKGQVKQAKDLAKKYGITGVPSMVVNGKYRFDLGTAKGPQGVLNVADYLIAKERAAK; encoded by the coding sequence ATGCGTAATCTGATTCTCGGCGCCGCGCTGGTCACCGCCAGCCTCTTCGGCATGACTGCCCAGGCCGCCGAACCGGTAGCCTTCGACCAGTATACCGAGCTGAGCAACCCGGTTCCGGTGTCGGTCCCTGGCAAAATCGAGGTGGTCGAGCTGTTCTGGTATGGCTGCCCGCACTGCTACAGCTTCGAGCCAGTGGTCAACCCGTGGGTCGAGAAGCTGCCGAAAGACGTCAACTTCAAGCGCATTCCGGCCATGTTCGGCGGCCCTTGGGATGCTCACGGGCAAATGTTCCTGACTCTCGAAGCCATGGGTGTCGAACACAAGGTTCATGCTGCCGTGTTCGAGGCGATCCAGGTTCAGCGCAAGCGCCTGACCAAGCCGGAAGAGATGGCTGACTTCCTCGAAACCCAAGGCGTTGATCGCGCCAAGTTCCTCGCCACCTTCAACTCTTTTGCCATCAAGGGCCAGGTGAAGCAGGCCAAGGACCTGGCGAAGAAGTACGGCATCACCGGCGTACCGAGCATGGTCGTCAACGGCAAGTACCGCTTTGACCTGGGCACCGCCAAAGGTCCGCAGGGCGTGCTGAATGTCGCTGACTACCTGATCGCCAAGGAGCGCGCCGCTAAGTAA
- a CDS encoding N-acetylmuramoyl-L-alanine amidase has translation MKAFFTALLLLTLAGCTSGLRIDRSHTSVNQDERIQFVVLHYTNASLERSLNLLTHGEVSSHYLIGDSPATVYQLVDESRRAWHAGDSQWDGRTWLNSTSIGIEIVNPGYTDTPTGRVWHPYTEAQVQALIVLLKDIVKRNNIKPRYIIGHSDIAPLRKLDPGPMFPWKRLADAGLGVWPNAQAVAQQQAYFSVNPPSISWYQQQLKRFGYAIEQTGENDVSTKHVLAAFQMRFRPQRFDGVPDAQTAAMLQVLNSRR, from the coding sequence ATGAAAGCGTTTTTCACCGCCCTCCTGCTGCTGACGCTGGCAGGTTGCACCAGCGGTTTGCGGATCGACCGCAGCCATACTTCGGTCAACCAGGACGAACGCATCCAGTTCGTCGTCCTGCATTACACCAATGCTTCGCTGGAGCGTTCGCTGAACTTGCTCACCCACGGCGAAGTCAGCAGCCACTACCTGATCGGCGACTCGCCGGCCACTGTCTACCAGCTGGTGGACGAGAGCCGACGTGCCTGGCACGCCGGTGACAGCCAGTGGGATGGCCGCACCTGGCTCAACTCCACCTCGATCGGCATCGAGATCGTCAACCCCGGCTATACCGACACGCCGACCGGGCGGGTCTGGCACCCGTACACCGAGGCGCAGGTCCAGGCGCTGATCGTCCTGCTCAAGGACATCGTCAAGCGCAACAACATCAAGCCGCGCTACATCATCGGCCACAGCGACATCGCCCCGCTGCGCAAGCTCGACCCGGGGCCGATGTTCCCCTGGAAGCGCCTGGCGGACGCAGGCCTTGGGGTCTGGCCGAATGCCCAGGCCGTGGCCCAGCAGCAGGCGTACTTCAGCGTCAATCCACCGAGCATCAGCTGGTATCAGCAGCAGTTGAAGCGCTTCGGCTACGCCATCGAGCAAACCGGCGAGAATGATGTCAGCACCAAGCACGTGCTGGCAGCCTTCCAGATGCGCTTTCGCCCGCAGCGTTTCGATGGCGTGCCGGATGCCCAGACGGCGGCCATGTTGCAGGTGCTCAACAGCCGTCGTTGA
- a CDS encoding c-type cytochrome, translating into MNKLLVSLLLTLGITGAANAAEPIKGDAAAGQAKTAVCGACHNPDGNSLAPNFPKLAGQGEKYLEKQLHDIKSGKRTVLEMTGMLAAFSDQDLADIAAYFSSQKGSVGAADPKLVERGRALFNGGDVEKGLPACTGCHSPNGAGIALAGFPHLGGQHSSYVAKQLTDFREGNRTNDGDATTMRTIAAKLSNKDIEALSSYIQGLH; encoded by the coding sequence ATGAACAAACTACTCGTGAGTCTGCTGTTGACCTTGGGCATCACCGGTGCAGCCAATGCCGCAGAGCCTATCAAAGGGGATGCCGCTGCTGGTCAGGCCAAAACTGCTGTATGTGGCGCTTGTCACAATCCGGACGGCAATAGCCTGGCGCCGAACTTCCCGAAACTTGCAGGCCAGGGTGAGAAGTACCTGGAAAAACAATTGCACGACATCAAGTCGGGCAAGCGCACCGTGCTGGAAATGACCGGCATGTTGGCCGCCTTCAGCGACCAGGACCTGGCCGACATCGCCGCCTACTTCTCCAGCCAGAAAGGCAGCGTTGGCGCGGCTGATCCGAAGCTGGTCGAGCGCGGTCGCGCGCTGTTCAATGGCGGCGACGTCGAAAAAGGCCTGCCGGCCTGCACCGGCTGCCATTCGCCTAATGGCGCAGGCATCGCCCTGGCCGGTTTCCCGCACCTGGGTGGCCAGCACTCCAGCTACGTAGCCAAGCAGCTGACCGACTTCCGCGAAGGCAACCGCACCAACGATGGCGATGCCACGACCATGCGCACCATCGCCGCCAAGCTGAGCAACAAGGACATCGAAGCACTGTCCAGCTACATCCAGGGTCTGCATTGA
- the polA gene encoding DNA polymerase I, whose translation MSQAPLVLVDGSSYLYRAFHALPPLTTSKGLPTGAVKGVLNMLKSLRKQYPDSLFAVVFDAKGGTFRDEMFAEYKANRPSMPDDLRVQIEPLHASVRALGYPLLCVEGVEADDVIGTLARSSAAAGRPVIISTGDKDMAQLVDGHITLVNTMTGTVLDVAGVHEKFGVGPEHIIDFLALMGDKVDNIPGVPGVGEKTAVGLLTGIGGGLSDLYQNLDKVPTLAIRGAKTLPAKLEEHRDAAFLSYELATIKIDVPLDVEVDALVCGEPDRDALLALYTEMEFKSWVDEVQRDAKRAGQEVVVEAPQEVVEAQYETILDQARFDAWLEKLRQAPLFAFDTETTGLDAQQAQLVGVSFAVQAHEGAYVPLTHSYMGVPEQLDRDSVLLALKPLLEDPAKVKVAQNAKYDMNILANCAIGGDIANGIQMQGVAYDTMLESYVLDSTATRHDMDSLALKYLNHTTIGFTDIAGKGAKQLTFDQISLEQAGPYAAEDADVTLRLHQTLQQKLASIPSLQSVLTDIEMPLVPVLAEIERQGALVDAKLLGVQSIELGEKMAELERQAFEIAGEEFNLGSPKQLGVILYDKLGMPVLNKTAKGQASTAEAVLAELADMDFPLPKVLMQYRSLSKLKSTYTDRLPEQINPRTGRIHTSYHQAVAATGRLSSSDPNLQNIPIRTAEGRRIRQAFVAAPGYKLLAADYSQIELRIMAHLAQDEGLLHAFRNDLDVHRATAAEVFGVELEQVTIDQRRSAKAINFGLIYGMSAFGLAKQIGVDRKQSQAYIDRYFARYPGVLAYMERTRAQAAEQGYVETLFGRRLYLPEINAKNPALRKGAERTAINAPMQGTAADIIKRAMVAVDNWLSDSGLDARVILQVHDELVLEVREDLIEQVREQIRPHMSGAAQLDVPLLVEVGVGSNWDEAH comes from the coding sequence ATGAGCCAAGCTCCCCTCGTCCTGGTGGACGGTTCCTCGTACCTGTACCGCGCCTTTCACGCGCTGCCACCACTGACTACCTCCAAGGGCCTGCCGACCGGCGCGGTCAAGGGCGTGCTGAACATGCTCAAGAGCCTGCGCAAGCAGTATCCGGACAGCCTGTTCGCGGTGGTCTTCGACGCCAAGGGCGGCACTTTCCGCGACGAAATGTTCGCCGAATACAAAGCTAACCGGCCGAGCATGCCCGACGACCTGCGCGTGCAGATCGAGCCGCTGCACGCCAGCGTACGCGCCCTGGGCTATCCGCTGCTGTGCGTCGAAGGCGTAGAAGCCGACGACGTGATCGGCACTCTGGCGCGCAGCAGCGCCGCGGCCGGGCGCCCGGTGATCATCTCCACCGGCGACAAGGACATGGCCCAGCTGGTCGACGGCCACATTACGCTGGTCAACACCATGACCGGTACCGTGCTCGACGTCGCTGGCGTGCACGAGAAATTCGGCGTCGGTCCTGAACACATCATCGACTTCCTCGCCCTGATGGGCGACAAGGTCGACAACATCCCAGGCGTGCCGGGCGTGGGTGAAAAGACCGCGGTGGGCCTGCTGACCGGTATCGGTGGCGGCCTGAGCGACCTGTACCAGAACCTCGACAAGGTGCCGACCCTGGCCATTCGCGGCGCCAAGACCCTGCCGGCCAAGCTGGAAGAACACCGCGACGCGGCGTTCCTGTCCTACGAGCTGGCCACCATCAAGATCGACGTGCCACTGGACGTCGAAGTCGATGCGCTGGTGTGCGGCGAGCCTGATCGTGACGCGCTGCTGGCGCTGTACACCGAGATGGAGTTCAAGAGCTGGGTCGACGAAGTTCAGCGCGACGCCAAGCGTGCCGGCCAGGAAGTGGTGGTCGAAGCGCCGCAGGAAGTGGTCGAGGCCCAGTACGAAACCATCCTCGACCAGGCCCGTTTCGATGCCTGGCTGGAGAAGCTGCGCCAGGCGCCGCTGTTTGCCTTCGACACCGAAACTACCGGCCTCGATGCCCAGCAGGCGCAACTGGTCGGTGTGTCGTTCGCGGTCCAGGCCCATGAAGGCGCTTATGTGCCGCTGACCCACTCCTACATGGGCGTGCCCGAGCAGCTTGACCGCGACAGCGTGCTGCTGGCGCTCAAGCCGCTGCTGGAAGACCCGGCCAAGGTCAAGGTGGCGCAGAACGCCAAGTACGACATGAACATCCTGGCCAACTGCGCCATCGGTGGCGACATTGCCAATGGCATCCAGATGCAGGGCGTGGCCTACGACACCATGCTCGAGTCCTACGTGCTTGACTCCACCGCCACCCGTCACGACATGGACAGCCTGGCGCTCAAGTACCTGAACCACACCACCATCGGCTTTACCGACATCGCCGGCAAAGGTGCCAAGCAACTGACCTTCGATCAGATCAGCCTGGAGCAGGCCGGCCCCTATGCCGCCGAAGACGCCGACGTCACCCTGCGCCTGCACCAGACCCTGCAGCAGAAGCTGGCGAGCATTCCGAGCCTGCAGTCGGTACTGACCGACATCGAAATGCCGCTGGTGCCGGTGCTGGCCGAGATCGAGCGCCAGGGTGCGCTGGTCGATGCCAAGCTGCTGGGCGTGCAGAGCATCGAGTTGGGCGAGAAAATGGCCGAGCTGGAGCGCCAGGCCTTCGAAATCGCTGGCGAAGAATTCAACCTCGGTTCGCCCAAGCAGCTTGGTGTGATCCTCTACGACAAGCTCGGCATGCCGGTGCTCAACAAGACCGCCAAGGGCCAGGCTTCCACTGCCGAAGCGGTGCTGGCGGAACTGGCCGACATGGACTTCCCGCTGCCCAAGGTGCTGATGCAGTACCGCTCCCTGAGCAAGCTCAAGAGCACCTACACCGACCGCCTGCCGGAGCAGATCAACCCGCGCACCGGGCGTATCCACACCTCCTACCACCAGGCGGTGGCGGCCACCGGGCGCCTGTCGTCCAGCGACCCGAACCTGCAGAACATCCCGATCCGTACCGCCGAAGGCCGGCGTATTCGCCAGGCCTTCGTCGCTGCGCCGGGCTACAAACTGCTGGCGGCGGACTATTCGCAGATCGAACTGCGGATCATGGCCCACCTGGCCCAGGACGAAGGCCTGCTGCACGCGTTTCGCAACGACCTGGACGTGCACCGCGCCACCGCTGCCGAGGTTTTCGGCGTCGAGCTGGAGCAGGTCACCATCGACCAGCGCCGCAGCGCCAAGGCCATCAACTTTGGCCTGATCTACGGCATGAGCGCCTTTGGCCTGGCCAAGCAGATCGGCGTCGACCGCAAACAGTCCCAAGCCTACATCGATCGTTACTTCGCCCGTTACCCGGGCGTGCTGGCCTACATGGAGCGCACCCGCGCCCAGGCTGCCGAGCAAGGCTATGTCGAAACCCTGTTTGGCCGGCGCCTGTACCTGCCGGAGATCAACGCCAAGAACCCGGCCCTGCGCAAAGGTGCCGAGCGCACGGCGATCAACGCGCCGATGCAGGGCACGGCAGCCGACATCATCAAGCGCGCGATGGTCGCTGTGGATAACTGGCTGAGCGATTCGGGGCTGGATGCCCGGGTGATCCTCCAGGTGCACGACGAATTGGTGCTGGAGGTGCGCGAAGACCTGATTGAGCAAGTGCGCGAGCAAATTCGTCCACACATGAGCGGTGCCGCGCAGTTGGACGTTCCGCTGCTGGTTGAGGTCGGTGTGGGGTCAAATTGGGACGAAGCACACTAA